Proteins co-encoded in one Brassica oleracea var. oleracea cultivar TO1000 chromosome C4, BOL, whole genome shotgun sequence genomic window:
- the LOC106338855 gene encoding uncharacterized protein LOC106338855 produces the protein MRWHAKHLTNCEITHPSDAEAWKHFQSTYPEFASEVRNVYLALCTDGFSPFGKHGRQYSLWPVILTPYNLPPHLCMRREFLFLSILVPGPDHPKRSLDVFLQPLIYELQLLWEHGVHTYDVSRKENFQMRAVLMWTISDFPAYGMLSGWTTHGRLSCPYCQDNTDAFQLKNGRKSCWFDCHRRFLPHDHPYRKSKTLFTKNKRVFDSPPEEVSGKKLKEQLRDFGADRTADVGGNGHEPIYGVGENHNWHKKSIFWDLPYWETHLLRHCLDVMHIEKNFFDNLMNTILDVQGKTKDNLKSRLDLVDICARPELHVDEHGKGPIPIYRLDATAKEEFFDWITHSVKFPDGYASSLRNCVDKSEGKFTGLKSHDCHVMMQRLLPFAFSALLPRNVHEATAGISAFFRDLCSRSLTSDGIRNLEVKIPVILCNLEKIFPPSFFDVMEHLAIHLAREAALGGPVQYRWMYLYERFMFHLKKKVKNLSKVEGSIVAQCINEETSNFAEYYFPSEVRTKSRRPARHDDRGERATYYVYVPNMFTQIGRHSGKSTDRILTVAEHAHLHTYLLTNCEDILEYESIYLAEMRLKYPDATEEQLEQLKQNNFATWLSDYVSHCLAIGHPPKDWLLPTE, from the exons ATGAGATGGCATGCAAAGCACTTAACAAATTGTGAGATAACACATCCTTCCGATGCAGAGGCGTGGAAGCATTTTCAATCAACATATCCAGAATTTGCATCTGAGGTAAGAAATGTGTATCTTGCATTATGCACAGATGGTTTCAGCCCATTTGGAAAGCATGGAAGACAATATTCATTGTGGCCGGTAATCTTGACACCTTACAACTTACCACCACATTTGTGTATGCGACGGGAGTTTTTGTTCCTCTCAATTCTCGTTCCCGGGCCAGATCATCCTAAGAGATCACTGGATGTGTTTCTTCAGCCATTGATATATGAGCTGCAATTATTATGGGAGCACGGTGTTCATACATACGATGTTTCGCGGAAAGAGAATTTTCAGATGCGAGCAGTACTTATGTGGACAATAAGTGATTTTCCAGCATATGGTATGTTATCTGGATGGACCACGCATGGGAGGCTATCATGTCCTTATTGCCAAGACAACACAGATGCTTTCCAACTAAAAAATGGTAGGAAATCGTGTTGGTTTGACTGTCACAGGAGATTTCTACCACACGATCATCCATATCGTAAGAGTAAGACATTGTTTACAAAGAACAAGAGGGTGTTTGACAGTCCACCTGAAGAAGTAAGTGGCAAAAAGTTGAAGGAACAATTAAGAGATTTTGGTGCAGATAGAACGGCAGACGTGGGTGGAAACGGACATGAACCGATTTATGGTGTAGGGGAAAATCATAATTGGCATAAGAAGAGTATCTTCTGGGATTTGCCCTATTGGGAGACTCATTTGTTGCGGCACTGTTTAGATGTCATGCATATTGAGAAGAACTTTTTCGACAATTTGATGAACACCATCCTTGATGTCCAAGGCAAGACGAAGGATAACTTGAAGTCAAGACTGGATTTGGTTGATATTTGTGCTCGTCCCGAACTTCATGTTGATGAGCACGGTAAAGGTCCTATTCCCATATATCGACTGGATGCAACTGCAAAAGAAGAGTTTTTTGATTGGATAACACACAGTGTTAAATTTCCAGACGGTTATGCATCAAGTTTGCGTAATTGTGTTGACAAAAGTGAAGGGAAGTTTACTGGCTTGAAGAGCCATGATTGTCATGTAATGATGCAGCGCCTCCTTCCTTTTGCGTTTTCCGCACTATTGCCACGAAATGTCCACGAAGCAACCGCAG GGATAAGTGCTTTCTTCCGTGATTTATGCTCGAGATCACTCACATCAGATGGTATCCGCAATTTGGAAGTTAAAATACCGGTGATCCTATGCAACCTCGAGAAGATATTTCCTCCATCATTTTTTGATGTTATGGAGCATCTTGCTATTCATCTTGCGAGAGAAGCGGCACTCGGTGGTCCCGTGCAGTACAGGTGGATGTATTTGTACGAACGGTTTATGTTTCATCTGAAGAAGAAGGTCAAGAATTTAAGCAAGGTGGAGGGATCAATAGTGGCTCAGTGCATCAATGAGGAAACCTCAAACTTTGCTGAATACTACTTTCCATCAGAAGTTCGAACAAAAAGTCGAAGACCTGCACGGCATGATGATAGAGGTGAAAGGGCAACTTATTATGTTTATGTGCCAAACATGTTTACACAAATTGGACGACATAGTGGAAAGTCAACGGACCGGATACTTACAGTGGCTGAGCATGCTCATTTGCACACATATTTGCTTACAAACTGCGAAGACATTCTTGAATATGAGAG TATTTACTTGGCAGAGATGCGCTTAAAGTACCCGGATGCGACAGAAGAACAACTCGAACAACTCAAGCAAAACAACTTTGCAACATGGCTTTCTGATTAT GTAAGCCATTGTTTAGCTATTGGGCACCCACCTAAAGATTGGTTACTTCCGACGGAATAA
- the LOC106342891 gene encoding ribulose bisphosphate carboxylase small chain F1, chloroplastic-like, which translates to MASSMLSSAAVATSPAQATMVAPFTGLKSSAAFPVTRKSNTDITSIANNGGRVSCMKVWPPVGKKKFETLSYLPDLTDVELAKEVDYLLRNKWIPCVEFELEHGFVYREHGSTPGYYDGRYWTMWKLPLFGCTDSAQVLKEVQECKTEYPNAFIRIIGFDNNRQVQCISFIAYKPPSFTGA; encoded by the exons ATGGCTTCCTCTATGCTCTCCTCCGCCGCTGTGGCTACCTCACCGGCTCAAGCCACCATGGTTGCTCCATTCACCGGCTTGAAGTCATCCGCTGCATTCCCAGTCACCCGCAAAAGCAACACTGATATTACTTCCATTGCAAACAACGGAGGAAGAGTTAGCTGCATGAAG GTGTGGCCACCAGTTGGAAAGAAGAAGTTTGAGACTCTCTCTTATCTTCCTGACCTTACTGACGTTGAATTGGCCAAAGAAGTTGACTACCTTCTCCGCAACAAGTGGATTCCTTGTGTTGAATTTGAGTTGGAG CACGGATTTGTGTACCGTGAGCATGGAAGCACACCTGGATACTACGATGGCCGTTATTGGACAATGTGGAAGCTTCCTTTGTTTGGATGCACTGACTCTGCTCAAGTGTTGAAGGAAGTGCAAGAGTGCAAGACGGAGTACCCTAACGCCTTTATTAGAATCATTGGATTCGACAACAACCGTCAGGTCCAGTGCATCAGTTTCATCGCCTACAAGCCACCAAGCTTCACCGGTGCTTAA